The Paraburkholderia bonniea genome includes a window with the following:
- a CDS encoding phage major capsid protein → MNTVKVSESGRKDAGSQADSGHSEQVMEQVTAELRRIGDEVKSAGEKALLEAKNAGALSVDTKKAVDGMLVKQGELQARLNDAEQKLARRGNDELPVCKSVGQQVVEHEGIKAMMAAREGRARMGLKAITSVTSGADGSAGALVQAQRVQGIVVPSDRRMTVRDLLTPGSTNSNAIEYMRETGFTNNAAIQVAEGAAKAESTMKFDLQTTTVATIAHFVKASKQILDDAAMLASYIDGRLRYGLAYVEELQLLKGSGTGGNLNGIYTQASAYQAPFALAGATSIDMLRLALLQSELAELPATGIVLNPSDWTRIELTKTADGAYLFANPQSIAGPTLWGRPVVNTQAMDVDAFLVGAFRLGAQVFDREDASVQVSTEDGSNFTTNMVTIRAEERLGLAVYRPAAFIKGDFGLVK, encoded by the coding sequence ATGAACACCGTAAAAGTTAGCGAATCCGGACGCAAAGACGCTGGCAGCCAGGCTGACAGTGGCCATTCTGAACAGGTAATGGAGCAGGTCACGGCCGAGCTCAGGCGTATCGGAGATGAAGTGAAATCGGCTGGCGAAAAGGCGCTGCTTGAAGCGAAAAATGCCGGAGCGCTGAGCGTGGACACGAAAAAAGCTGTCGACGGGATGCTCGTGAAACAGGGCGAACTGCAGGCACGGCTGAACGACGCCGAGCAGAAGCTGGCGCGCCGCGGCAACGATGAGCTGCCCGTCTGCAAGTCGGTCGGCCAGCAGGTTGTCGAGCACGAAGGCATCAAGGCCATGATGGCTGCGCGTGAAGGCCGGGCGCGCATGGGCCTGAAGGCTATCACCAGCGTGACCAGTGGCGCGGACGGCTCGGCCGGAGCGCTGGTTCAGGCACAGCGCGTGCAGGGCATCGTGGTGCCGTCGGATCGCCGCATGACGGTGCGCGACCTTCTGACACCGGGGAGCACGAACTCGAACGCGATTGAGTACATGCGCGAGACGGGCTTCACGAACAACGCGGCGATTCAGGTGGCGGAAGGTGCGGCGAAGGCCGAATCGACGATGAAGTTTGATCTGCAAACGACGACGGTTGCGACGATTGCGCACTTCGTGAAGGCGTCAAAGCAGATTCTCGATGATGCGGCGATGCTCGCGTCGTACATCGATGGCCGGCTGCGGTACGGGCTTGCGTATGTCGAGGAGCTTCAGCTGCTGAAGGGTTCCGGCACGGGCGGGAACCTGAACGGCATCTATACGCAGGCGAGCGCGTACCAGGCCCCGTTCGCGCTCGCGGGCGCGACCAGCATCGACATGCTGCGTCTCGCGCTGCTGCAGTCGGAGCTGGCTGAATTGCCGGCGACGGGCATCGTGCTGAATCCGTCTGACTGGACCCGCATCGAGCTGACGAAGACTGCGGACGGCGCGTACCTGTTTGCGAACCCGCAGTCGATTGCGGGCCCGACGCTGTGGGGCCGCCCGGTGGTCAACACACAGGCGATGGACGTGGATGCGTTCCTTGTTGGTGCGTTCAGGCTGGGCGCGCAGGTGTTCGACCGTGAGGACGCCAGCGTTCAGGTCTCGACCGAGGACGGGAGCAACTTCACGACCAACATGGTCACGATCCGTGCGGAAGAGCGGCTGGGCCTCGCGGTCTATCGCCCGGCTGCGTTCATCAAGGGCGACTTTGGTCTGGTGAAGTAA
- a CDS encoding head-tail connector protein — MTSPTPVIPTAQALAHLREDAGVADELIALYVNAAVQSASDYLGRKIYANADDMAAAVVAGTAGDDPLVGNDAVRAAILLILGKLYAFREEVVAGTSSSVMVLPCGSTQLLFPYRVGLGV, encoded by the coding sequence ATGACCAGCCCGACGCCAGTGATCCCGACCGCGCAGGCGCTCGCGCATCTGCGCGAAGACGCGGGTGTTGCCGATGAGCTGATCGCCTTGTACGTGAACGCGGCGGTGCAGTCCGCATCGGACTATCTCGGGCGCAAGATTTACGCGAACGCTGATGATATGGCCGCCGCAGTCGTCGCGGGGACGGCGGGCGATGATCCGCTCGTGGGCAACGATGCGGTGCGCGCGGCGATCCTGCTCATTCTCGGCAAGCTGTATGCGTTTCGCGAGGAGGTCGTGGCGGGCACGTCGTCGAGCGTGATGGTGCTGCCGTGCGGATCGACGCAGTTGCTGTTTCCGTATCGCGTGGGGCTTGGCGTCTGA
- a CDS encoding phage head closure protein: MRAGDLNRRVAIQKTGGGFDDLGQPVEGWTDVATVWGNVKMLAGKEVLVADADVGRATASIRIRYRTDITNGMRAIVDGVIFNILQSLPGVASRTYTDLACSTGSNHG, translated from the coding sequence ATGCGCGCGGGTGATCTGAACCGGCGCGTCGCCATCCAGAAGACCGGTGGCGGCTTTGACGATCTCGGTCAGCCTGTTGAGGGGTGGACTGACGTTGCGACCGTCTGGGGCAACGTCAAGATGCTGGCCGGCAAGGAAGTGCTCGTAGCTGATGCTGATGTTGGCCGCGCGACGGCGAGCATTCGCATCCGGTACCGCACGGACATCACGAACGGCATGCGTGCGATTGTTGACGGCGTGATTTTTAACATCCTGCAGTCGCTTCCCGGCGTCGCTTCGCGCACGTACACGGATCTGGCCTGCAGCACAGGATCAAACCATGGCTAG
- a CDS encoding DUF3168 domain-containing protein, with translation MASAEAITYAALKTLAGGRVYPDVAPASAVKPYVVYQSVGGVDETTFDGLNQQQNSRMQVAVWALSRAEAATLMQQMLRALTDTPVRGVPAGAPVSVYEDETRLYGSRVDVSIWFAP, from the coding sequence ATGGCTAGCGCGGAAGCGATCACCTATGCGGCGCTGAAGACGCTCGCTGGCGGCCGGGTCTATCCCGACGTCGCACCCGCGTCTGCGGTAAAGCCTTACGTCGTGTATCAGTCGGTGGGCGGCGTCGATGAGACGACGTTCGACGGCCTTAACCAGCAGCAAAACAGCCGGATGCAGGTCGCGGTCTGGGCGCTGTCGCGCGCGGAGGCGGCAACCCTCATGCAGCAAATGCTTCGGGCGCTGACTGATACGCCTGTGCGTGGGGTGCCAGCTGGTGCCCCGGTGAGCGTGTACGAAGACGAAACAAGGCTTTATGGCAGCCGGGTCGACGTGAGCATCTGGTTCGCGCCATAA
- a CDS encoding phage tail tube protein — translation MTSTAISAQGTAVSMNTGTKEVPVDMPIKNVYEFSGFDGAASDIDVTDLASQAKEYRAGLQDWNTVTMGVNINMKEPSHVALLAAKKSGAIREFTATLSEGTKIGFQGYVKNFPISMAVDAVYKGSIQIRVTGDITVTPAE, via the coding sequence ATGACGAGCACGGCAATCAGCGCGCAGGGCACAGCGGTTTCGATGAACACCGGCACGAAGGAGGTGCCCGTGGACATGCCGATTAAAAACGTCTACGAGTTCAGTGGCTTTGATGGTGCGGCGTCGGACATTGACGTGACCGATCTTGCGAGCCAGGCAAAGGAGTATCGCGCGGGTCTGCAGGACTGGAACACCGTCACGATGGGCGTCAACATCAACATGAAGGAGCCCAGTCATGTGGCCTTGCTCGCGGCGAAGAAGTCCGGCGCGATCAGGGAGTTCACCGCGACGCTGAGCGAGGGCACGAAGATCGGGTTTCAGGGCTACGTTAAAAATTTCCCGATCAGCATGGCGGTGGACGCCGTGTACAAGGGCAGCATTCAAATCCGGGTGACGGGCGACATCACGGTCACTCCGGCAGAATAA
- a CDS encoding phage tail assembly protein T produces the protein MSVARAKREIDSVEFADWMAYYSIEPWGERIADVRMGVMASTMANVYRDPQSAPLRPADFIPWAAEPVQPLVFADRRDQAVFVALAVFGVDITKTRGRGKTFTLKRGGHG, from the coding sequence ATGAGCGTGGCCCGTGCGAAGCGGGAGATCGACAGCGTCGAGTTTGCCGACTGGATGGCGTACTACAGCATTGAGCCGTGGGGCGAGCGTATTGCGGACGTGCGCATGGGCGTTATGGCGTCAACGATGGCAAACGTGTACCGGGACCCACAAAGCGCACCCCTCAGGCCTGCTGACTTTATCCCCTGGGCGGCTGAACCGGTTCAGCCCCTGGTGTTTGCGGACCGGCGCGACCAGGCAGTGTTTGTCGCGCTTGCGGTGTTTGGCGTGGACATCACTAAAACGCGTGGGCGGGGCAAGACATTCACGCTCAAACGGGGCGGACATGGCTAG
- a CDS encoding HK97-gp10 family putative phage morphogenesis protein, with amino-acid sequence MASAFEIANPAALTDYLDRLETVGGESALRQAAVAGARVIFNEVKLRAPAGTSSARKGQAHAAGTLRDAMLIAYDREASVDGHLAMYLVTWSKEAFYGRFVEFGTSKMAAQPFLRPGYEAKKGEAARAMMDVIEKLAREAARGQ; translated from the coding sequence ATGGCTAGTGCGTTCGAAATCGCCAATCCGGCGGCGCTGACGGATTATCTGGACCGGCTGGAGACGGTGGGTGGCGAGTCGGCGTTACGCCAGGCGGCCGTTGCTGGCGCGCGCGTGATCTTTAATGAAGTGAAGCTGCGCGCGCCTGCCGGCACGTCATCTGCGCGCAAAGGCCAGGCGCACGCGGCGGGGACGTTGCGCGACGCGATGCTCATTGCGTATGACAGGGAGGCGTCGGTTGACGGGCATCTGGCGATGTACCTGGTGACCTGGTCAAAAGAGGCGTTCTATGGCCGGTTTGTCGAGTTCGGTACATCGAAAATGGCCGCCCAGCCGTTTCTGCGGCCCGGTTACGAAGCGAAGAAAGGTGAGGCGGCGAGGGCGATGATGGACGTGATCGAAAAACTGGCCAGGGAGGCCGCGCGTGGCCAATGA
- a CDS encoding phage tail tape measure protein yields MANETVVRIGADSSGYTTGIEKARRSAKAFIADQSELARRTRVAQGAMAEAAENGSNASARAVKSFTDALLKNAATAGKTRAEILQMRAANLGLADSVKPYIEQIAKASAHTHGFSLASAGAKRELLVLGHELSQGNVKQFAGSMLVMAERTGAFASLLNPAVLAAGAFAGVLAMAAHATFAAREALASYGETVETVSRQTGISTDGVQRFGFAAKTAGVETRDAAAALGELGKAQNGAQHGNRDAAAAFNAVGISLSDVRKSSPEQLLGRIADAFSKSAAGAGKAAVANELFGTSGKDLIPLLDQGSAHLDALAETAGRVGAVLSANTIAQLAALQEQLALSHAKMDAMTLSARTRLLPAIISLTDALADNVALQPLMNDFYTGIGVIVKAAASAVSLLVVGFQQVSEAMATTAVVAGYAMTRQFRLASAAAQAGYANFRAQGQGYADFMAKLWGNAVPAAPHAGVAVGHINFLKGAAGGGKDHHPGRSASLLEQAKQAQAVLEQSLSGQEKLTGWAAREVELRAEIDGYAGKTLTRTQQSVLASKEALLTQYAQNASLEQQLEQRGRSEKMNSDAYETNAKILAQSDALAERHRIELSTLGLGTQERERQIELLRIETDRQKELLGWQKKAVELKLDGSGADGDERAAINRRFDARRDEQRSFNASRDLARGDWMSGAKSGLQDIIDKTNDLSAAASGAAQNAINGLGDAIASFATTGKMSFGAFAKSVIASLIKVQAQALIARAALSMFGYASGGSVSMFAPAVTAATGGLITGPGSGTSDSIPARLSNGEFVMNAAAVRRLGASNLMAMNSGEVVHSMARYATGGLVGAASPGASAASVPSISVPISVSVASSTGSTSSPGRDSPDGTPFVGRHLAEALRQAVLKELVIQKRPNGLLWRA; encoded by the coding sequence GTGGCCAATGAAACCGTGGTTCGGATCGGCGCGGATTCCAGCGGGTACACGACCGGGATCGAGAAGGCCCGGAGATCGGCGAAGGCGTTCATTGCTGACCAGTCGGAGCTTGCCCGGCGCACGCGCGTGGCACAGGGCGCGATGGCGGAGGCGGCCGAGAATGGTTCAAATGCTAGTGCCCGGGCGGTCAAAAGCTTTACGGACGCGCTCCTTAAAAACGCGGCGACGGCGGGAAAAACCCGCGCCGAGATCTTGCAGATGCGCGCGGCGAATCTTGGCCTGGCCGACTCGGTCAAGCCGTACATCGAGCAGATCGCAAAAGCGTCGGCGCACACGCACGGCTTCAGCCTGGCGTCTGCGGGTGCGAAGCGCGAGCTGCTGGTGCTGGGCCACGAGCTGTCGCAGGGTAACGTCAAACAGTTCGCGGGCTCGATGCTGGTGATGGCTGAGCGCACGGGTGCGTTTGCGAGCCTTCTCAACCCGGCGGTGCTGGCGGCTGGCGCGTTTGCCGGGGTGCTTGCCATGGCGGCTCACGCGACGTTTGCCGCAAGGGAAGCGCTGGCCAGCTATGGCGAGACCGTTGAAACAGTCTCGCGGCAAACTGGCATCTCGACTGACGGGGTGCAGCGCTTTGGGTTTGCGGCAAAAACGGCAGGCGTTGAAACCCGGGACGCCGCCGCGGCGCTGGGCGAACTGGGGAAAGCGCAAAACGGGGCGCAGCACGGCAACAGGGATGCGGCGGCGGCATTTAACGCGGTAGGCATCTCGCTGTCCGATGTCAGGAAATCGTCACCGGAGCAGCTGCTAGGCCGAATCGCCGATGCATTCTCGAAGAGCGCGGCCGGTGCCGGAAAGGCCGCGGTGGCCAATGAGCTGTTCGGCACATCGGGAAAGGATCTGATCCCGCTGCTGGATCAGGGCTCAGCGCATCTGGATGCGCTCGCTGAGACGGCTGGACGGGTTGGTGCGGTCCTGTCGGCGAACACGATTGCGCAGCTCGCGGCGCTTCAGGAGCAGCTGGCGTTGTCGCACGCAAAAATGGACGCCATGACGCTGTCGGCCAGGACACGCCTGCTGCCGGCGATCATCAGTCTGACGGACGCGCTGGCGGATAACGTGGCGTTGCAGCCGCTGATGAATGATTTTTATACCGGCATTGGCGTCATCGTGAAAGCGGCGGCGAGCGCCGTTTCGCTGCTGGTGGTGGGGTTCCAGCAGGTGAGTGAGGCGATGGCGACGACGGCGGTGGTGGCGGGTTACGCGATGACTCGTCAGTTCAGGCTGGCATCGGCCGCCGCGCAAGCCGGTTACGCGAATTTTAGGGCGCAGGGCCAGGGCTACGCGGACTTTATGGCGAAGCTGTGGGGCAACGCCGTGCCGGCGGCTCCGCACGCAGGGGTGGCGGTGGGACATATTAATTTTTTGAAGGGCGCAGCGGGGGGCGGCAAGGATCATCATCCAGGCCGCAGCGCGTCGCTTCTTGAGCAGGCGAAGCAGGCTCAGGCGGTGCTGGAGCAGTCGCTGTCTGGGCAGGAGAAGCTTACCGGGTGGGCGGCCAGAGAGGTTGAGCTGCGCGCGGAGATCGACGGGTATGCGGGCAAGACATTAACCAGAACCCAGCAATCGGTGCTCGCAAGCAAGGAGGCGCTGCTGACCCAGTACGCACAGAACGCGTCACTCGAGCAGCAGCTGGAACAGCGTGGGCGCAGTGAAAAAATGAACTCAGATGCGTATGAAACGAACGCGAAGATTCTGGCGCAGAGCGACGCGCTTGCAGAGCGTCACCGCATTGAGCTTTCCACGCTGGGGCTTGGCACGCAGGAGCGTGAACGCCAGATTGAGCTCCTGAGGATCGAGACGGACCGGCAAAAGGAGCTGCTGGGCTGGCAAAAGAAGGCGGTTGAACTGAAGCTGGATGGCTCAGGCGCAGATGGTGATGAGCGTGCGGCGATCAACCGCCGGTTTGATGCACGCCGCGACGAGCAGCGAAGCTTTAACGCCAGCCGTGACCTGGCGCGGGGCGACTGGATGAGCGGTGCCAAAAGCGGGCTGCAGGACATCATCGACAAAACGAATGACCTGTCCGCGGCAGCCAGTGGTGCTGCTCAAAACGCCATCAACGGCCTGGGTGACGCAATCGCCAGCTTTGCTACAACGGGCAAGATGAGTTTCGGGGCGTTTGCAAAATCGGTCATCGCGAGCCTGATCAAAGTGCAGGCGCAGGCGCTGATTGCGCGCGCGGCGCTCAGCATGTTCGGCTACGCGTCGGGCGGTTCCGTGTCGATGTTCGCTCCTGCCGTGACGGCTGCTACGGGTGGGCTGATTACTGGCCCGGGAAGCGGCACGAGCGACAGTATTCCGGCGCGGCTGTCGAATGGCGAGTTTGTGATGAACGCGGCGGCGGTCAGACGGCTTGGCGCATCAAATTTGATGGCAATGAATAGCGGTGAGGTGGTTCACAGCATGGCCCGTTACGCGACGGGCGGACTGGTGGGTGCCGCGTCGCCGGGCGCGTCTGCGGCGAGCGTCCCGTCCATCTCGGTGCCGATTTCAGTCAGCGTGGCCAGCAGCACTGGCAGCACCAGCAGCCCTGGCCGTGATTCGCCGGACGGGACACCCTTCGTCGGCCGCCATCTGGCGGAAGCGCTGCGCCAGGCTGTGCTGAAAGAGCTGGTCATCCAGAAGCGGCCAAACGGGCTGCTGTGGCGGGCGTAA
- a CDS encoding phage tail protein gives MTETFGWSPAPGPQGETTFAVRRAQFGDGYAQRVPDGINSRSDSWPVTFTGSREKIEGIKAFLDRHAGASAFFWTPPLGSGALFVCSRYSPVAHTAGTFALSATFEQTFNPGAR, from the coding sequence ATGACAGAAACGTTTGGCTGGTCGCCCGCGCCGGGGCCGCAGGGTGAGACCACATTTGCCGTGCGCCGGGCCCAGTTTGGCGACGGTTACGCGCAACGCGTGCCTGATGGCATCAACAGCCGGTCTGACTCGTGGCCTGTGACATTTACCGGGTCGAGAGAAAAAATCGAAGGCATCAAGGCGTTCCTTGACCGGCACGCTGGAGCGAGCGCTTTTTTCTGGACCCCGCCGCTGGGCAGCGGCGCGCTATTTGTCTGCAGCAGGTACAGCCCGGTTGCGCATACGGCCGGTACGTTCGCGCTGAGTGCGACGTTTGAGCAGACGTTTAACCCGGGGGCACGATGA
- a CDS encoding tail fiber domain-containing protein yields the protein MSELQTINIGRTLDGRDGDPNRVASIKTNLNTDILRTQAALGSTAVLTGDGALGVEHVGRRVNISLAVPGTLRLPAIRDIPDPDAVVWLRNLGSTPVTLAAAQGTADGVGLEQLGAYETALLDGFGGAWNVLMRSRPRVADERVTGTLSVGGDVHAGGEVRADGDVRVGGAARVAGALEVAGGVISQSSTSYRLTCGKFSTMLRNDGSDFYLLQSAEGDVDGGYNDYRPFSWNLKSGRVRISQSGQATDFGGDIITPAVLGARQLRVTGHASSAYDGANVWADGADGAGYIGISGFNRSAAVQLQLQSSSVLSFVDWRAASYVPIICASVTQASDARLKKNIETITGAMDLLRPLRGVYYEPATGPDSARQVGVIAQEIKKTLPELVHELGMSGEDGTPLLGVRYQNMVAPLLQGLLETDAALSAALERIAALEARPETNHAS from the coding sequence ATGAGTGAGCTCCAGACTATCAATATTGGCCGCACGCTTGATGGCCGGGACGGTGACCCGAACCGCGTTGCGTCAATCAAGACAAATCTCAATACCGACATTTTGCGCACGCAGGCGGCGCTGGGCTCGACTGCGGTGCTGACGGGTGATGGGGCGCTGGGCGTCGAGCATGTCGGGCGTCGGGTGAATATCAGCCTTGCGGTGCCGGGCACACTGCGGCTGCCTGCGATTCGCGATATTCCGGACCCTGACGCGGTGGTCTGGCTGCGCAACCTTGGCTCGACGCCGGTGACGCTGGCGGCGGCTCAGGGTACGGCCGACGGGGTGGGGCTCGAGCAGCTCGGTGCGTACGAAACGGCGCTGCTCGACGGGTTCGGCGGGGCGTGGAATGTACTGATGCGCAGCCGTCCACGCGTGGCAGACGAGCGCGTCACCGGCACGCTCTCGGTGGGGGGCGATGTGCATGCCGGAGGCGAGGTGCGGGCTGACGGTGATGTGCGGGTGGGCGGTGCGGCCCGGGTTGCCGGCGCGCTTGAGGTTGCGGGTGGCGTCATTTCGCAGTCGTCGACCAGCTATAGGCTGACATGCGGGAAATTCAGCACGATGCTGCGCAACGACGGGAGCGACTTTTATCTGCTGCAGAGCGCGGAAGGAGACGTCGACGGGGGCTACAACGATTACCGGCCGTTTTCCTGGAACCTGAAGAGTGGCCGTGTGCGCATCAGCCAGTCAGGGCAGGCAACGGACTTTGGTGGCGACATCATCACGCCAGCGGTGCTCGGTGCACGGCAGCTACGGGTCACAGGTCATGCAAGCAGTGCTTATGATGGTGCCAATGTCTGGGCCGATGGTGCGGATGGGGCCGGGTATATCGGAATCAGCGGCTTTAACCGGTCGGCCGCGGTGCAGCTGCAGCTGCAGTCCTCGTCGGTGCTGTCGTTTGTCGACTGGCGGGCGGCGTCGTACGTGCCCATTATCTGTGCGTCGGTGACCCAGGCCTCAGACGCGCGGCTCAAGAAAAATATTGAGACGATCACGGGTGCGATGGATCTGCTTCGCCCGCTGCGCGGGGTGTACTACGAGCCCGCGACCGGGCCCGACTCAGCCCGGCAGGTTGGGGTGATCGCGCAGGAGATTAAAAAAACGTTGCCCGAACTGGTGCACGAGCTGGGTATGAGCGGAGAGGATGGCACGCCGCTGCTCGGGGTGCGCTATCAGAACATGGTCGCGCCGCTGCTTCAGGGGCTGCTGGAAACCGATGCTGCGCTGAGTGCTGCGCTTGAGAGGATCGCCGCACTCGAAGCGCGGCCGGAGACGAACCATGCCAGTTAA
- a CDS encoding phage minor tail protein L, with amino-acid sequence MPVKTGIQADVQALEPGAKVRLYELDASGIGGQIARFHAHRTAGPITWQGLVYSPWPVDAEGFQRTSAGTQPSPTLRVGNVDGSISSLCLALGDLVGAKLVRRETLAKYLDAVNFPQGNPSADPAEELRPEAWRIERKSRSDSEVVEFELASPLDFDGEQLPRRQIVPNLCSFQYRSAECGYTGGPVADVNNQPTGDAAKDRCSNALTGCRLRFGANNPLPFGGFPAAGLIRT; translated from the coding sequence ATGCCAGTTAAGACGGGTATTCAGGCCGATGTTCAGGCGCTTGAGCCGGGCGCGAAGGTGCGCCTGTACGAGCTCGATGCGAGCGGCATTGGCGGCCAGATCGCGCGCTTTCACGCGCATCGCACAGCCGGGCCGATCACGTGGCAGGGCCTCGTGTATTCCCCGTGGCCAGTAGACGCCGAGGGTTTCCAGCGCACCAGTGCGGGCACGCAGCCGTCACCGACGCTGCGCGTGGGCAACGTCGACGGCTCGATCTCGTCGCTGTGCCTCGCGCTCGGCGACCTGGTGGGCGCGAAGCTTGTCCGCCGCGAGACGCTGGCGAAGTATCTCGATGCGGTGAATTTCCCGCAGGGCAATCCGTCAGCAGACCCTGCTGAAGAGCTGCGGCCTGAAGCGTGGCGCATCGAGAGGAAATCCCGTTCAGACAGCGAGGTGGTGGAGTTTGAACTCGCGTCACCGCTGGACTTTGATGGCGAACAACTGCCGCGTCGCCAGATCGTGCCGAACCTTTGCAGCTTCCAGTACCGCAGCGCGGAGTGCGGCTACACCGGTGGCCCGGTGGCTGATGTGAACAACCAGCCGACCGGTGACGCGGCAAAGGACCGGTGCAGTAACGCGCTGACAGGCTGCCGCCTGCGTTTCGGTGCAAACAACCCTCTCCCGTTCGGCGGATTTCCCGCGGCGGGGCTCATTAGAACCTGA